The DNA segment TCTCACCACGCTTAAGACAACAGACAGCACGCTATCACAAAGCGTTGTATATCCCCATTCTGGTGCGCGGGCTACCTACAACGAGTACAAAAACCATAAAAACTTTACCTTTCAACCGACCGATTCAGTGCTTGATAAACAAATTCTTGTACTTGATCCTGCCAATGCTCAGGTCATAGACACTTTGATGATCAACCATAGTCTGGACTGGTTCAAGCACCCGACTCCTGTGCCCGATGCTTTTGGATATTTTTCAATGGGATGGATAGGTGCAAGATGGGGAAATGGCATTAACGACAGTGTGTTTGTTTCAGATGCCTATGCAACCAGCGTTATACAAATAGAAGCAGGAGCCTTTCCGCAACATATAAATGCCACCTACGGTTGCTGGGTAGGAGTTCCTGAGAATGAGCTGGAAGCAATAAAGTTTGAAGTGTATCCGAATCCGGCATCTTCAATTGCAGTAATTAATCTGACAGGACTGAAAAAAGATAGACAATACACATTAACTATTAGTGACATGTCAGGAAGAGTGTATTATACAACCTATCTTAAGGCATATCAGGAAATCAACCTTCCTTTAGGTGATCTTTCAGATGGAGTTTATATGCTGAATCTGGATACCGGAAGAAATATCATTACCAAAAAATTGGTTATTCAATAATAGGCATGTGCATGCCACTTGGGCAATTGTGGACTGCTAACCGTGAAGGTACAAACGAATGCTCGCACCAGACAGGGGGAACTTGTGTTTACGGCTTCTACCGCTTAGTTTTGCTAAAGGTGATGGGATTAAGATACGCGCCCCAGGAGCGTGCCAGATCAGGGGTGTTCAGAATCCTATTGAGAATATTGATATTTAAGGGTGAGGGCTAAACTTGATAAAAATCACATAATAACAACCTCAGTGGAGGGCTAAATGTGATAAAATGAAATATATAAACAAGTTGTACGCAAGCTAAATAACTGCAAATGAGAAAATCCAGCTTCAACATAGAAAGTTTTGATAATCTAAAAGATTTCTTTAGTGAATACGATAAAAATGTATTGTTGCTAAAGAAGAATCACGAATTGCTGGAACCTCTTTTAAACTATAAAGAGAAAACGGATTCAGACGATGAAAAACAAAAATTACAATGGGAAGTTGAAGCCAATTTGTTTGATTTTTATGGAGGCAGATTGTTTTCTTTTTCAACAAGCAATGGAAAAGAAGTTGGTGAGATATCAGAGTATCCGCAGTTGAATGAATACCAGAATACTGCTTTTGATTATTTGAAAAATAGAGCAATTAATTCTCAATCAACATATTTAAAGGCAAGATATAATTTATTGCTGTGGCATAGCAATGGACTTAATGTTTGGTATGATGAATTTACTTTGAGAGTTGGCGACAGCCTAAGACGCTC comes from the Bacteroidia bacterium genome and includes:
- a CDS encoding toll/interleukin-1 receptor domain-containing protein — protein: MRKSSFNIESFDNLKDFFSEYDKNVLLLKKNHELLEPLLNYKEKTDSDDEKQKLQWEVEANLFDFYGGRLFSFSTSNGKEVGEISEYPQLNEYQNTAFDYLKNRAINSQSTYLKARYNLLLWHSNGLNVWYDEFTLRVGDSLRRSIDHGLNNSRYGIVVLSEAFFNKEWPKRELDGLFAREVNGEKVILPIWHKISKNEVLKFSPIIADMLALNTASFTIEEIAKEISNRVLN